A single genomic interval of uncultured Desulfobacter sp. harbors:
- the metE gene encoding 5-methyltetrahydropteroyltriglutamate--homocysteine S-methyltransferase, with amino-acid sequence MKTHNLGFPRIGDNRELKHALESYWRGETSQNELLETGARLRKNNWAFQKELDYVPVGDFSFYDHVLDTSWMLGNIPARAQKTGGSPLDRYFRTARGQSAGDGEDNQISAGEMTKWFDTNYHYIVPEFDPGTKFCLDAQFLLDQVQEAQKAGLTPKPVILGPVTYLFLGKADNFDKKNLLKKLLPEYARLLNLLAARDVEWVQMDEPLLVTDLDNDWKHMVEQAYQALGNGSVKIMLATYFGALEDNLNLALSLPVQALHVDAVRGKDQVPDLISRLPQHMALSLGVIDGRNIWKTDLNALLDQLTPIHDQLGDRLWLAPSCALLHVPVDLEKETGLDTELLSWMAFARQKLVELDLLATALKQGRTTVAPDLEENRKALENRRNSTRIHNPEVQARLAQVDDSWGQRNQPYPERARLHKEKLNLPLYPTTTIGSFPQTKEIRSLRLKFKNGKIGLNEYTTAIRDQLKSTIEFQEETGLDVLVHGEAERNDMVEYFGEQLDGFAFSRYGWVQSYGSRCVKPPILFGDVSRPRPMTVVWIVYAQSLSQKPVKGMLTGPVTILNWSFVRDDQSRADTCRQIALGIRDEVLDLEKAGVSIIQIDEAALREGLPLRKNQWEEYLRWAVDAFRLAANGVKDATQLHTHMCYSEFNDIIDAITRMDADVITIEASRSNMEILNAFDETAYPNEIGPGVYDIHSPNVPSVDFIVDNMTEAAKRIPRERLWINPDCGLKTRAWPETKASLKNLVEAAKVLRTAATA; translated from the coding sequence ATGAAAACCCACAACCTGGGGTTCCCCCGCATCGGCGACAACAGGGAACTCAAACACGCACTCGAATCTTACTGGCGTGGCGAAACCTCCCAAAACGAACTGCTTGAGACCGGTGCCCGGCTTCGGAAAAACAATTGGGCCTTCCAAAAAGAGCTTGATTATGTGCCCGTGGGGGACTTCTCATTTTACGACCATGTTCTGGATACCAGCTGGATGCTGGGCAATATCCCTGCCCGGGCCCAAAAAACCGGCGGCTCCCCATTGGACCGGTATTTTCGCACAGCCCGGGGGCAGTCCGCGGGCGATGGGGAAGACAACCAGATTTCAGCCGGGGAAATGACCAAATGGTTTGACACCAACTACCACTACATTGTCCCGGAGTTTGATCCAGGCACCAAGTTTTGCTTGGATGCGCAATTTCTGTTGGACCAGGTACAAGAAGCGCAAAAAGCCGGCCTAACGCCCAAACCTGTTATCTTGGGTCCCGTGACCTATCTTTTTTTAGGCAAGGCAGACAATTTTGATAAAAAAAATCTGCTGAAAAAACTGCTGCCCGAGTATGCCCGGCTGTTGAATCTGCTGGCCGCCCGGGATGTCGAATGGGTACAGATGGATGAACCGTTGCTGGTCACGGATTTGGATAATGACTGGAAACATATGGTGGAACAAGCCTACCAGGCGTTGGGGAACGGATCTGTCAAGATCATGCTGGCCACCTATTTTGGTGCCCTTGAAGATAACCTGAATCTGGCCCTGTCACTGCCGGTTCAGGCCCTTCATGTTGATGCAGTGCGGGGAAAAGACCAGGTACCGGATCTGATTTCCCGGCTGCCCCAACATATGGCCTTGTCATTGGGGGTGATTGACGGAAGAAATATCTGGAAAACGGATTTGAACGCCCTTTTGGATCAACTGACACCCATCCATGACCAGCTTGGCGACCGGCTGTGGCTGGCCCCCTCCTGCGCCTTGCTCCATGTGCCCGTGGACCTGGAAAAAGAGACCGGACTGGATACCGAACTTTTAAGCTGGATGGCCTTTGCCCGGCAGAAACTGGTTGAATTGGATCTTCTGGCAACGGCGTTGAAGCAGGGCCGAACAACTGTGGCACCGGACCTGGAAGAGAACCGGAAGGCATTGGAAAACCGGAGAAACTCAACCCGGATTCACAACCCGGAGGTCCAAGCCCGTTTAGCCCAGGTAGATGACAGTTGGGGACAACGCAATCAACCCTACCCGGAACGTGCCAGACTTCATAAAGAAAAACTCAATCTGCCTCTTTACCCCACCACCACCATTGGTTCCTTTCCCCAAACCAAAGAAATACGTTCACTGCGCCTGAAATTCAAAAATGGTAAAATCGGCCTGAATGAATACACCACAGCCATCCGGGACCAACTCAAAAGCACCATTGAATTCCAGGAAGAAACCGGCCTGGATGTGCTGGTCCATGGCGAAGCCGAACGTAACGATATGGTGGAGTATTTTGGCGAGCAATTGGACGGTTTTGCCTTCAGCCGCTATGGATGGGTGCAGTCATACGGCTCCCGGTGCGTTAAGCCGCCGATCCTTTTTGGCGATGTATCCCGGCCCCGGCCCATGACCGTGGTGTGGATTGTATATGCCCAGTCCCTGTCTCAAAAACCGGTCAAAGGGATGCTCACCGGCCCTGTAACCATTTTAAATTGGTCCTTTGTCCGGGACGACCAAAGCCGGGCCGACACCTGCCGCCAGATCGCCCTGGGAATCCGAGACGAAGTTTTGGACCTGGAAAAGGCCGGTGTTTCCATTATCCAGATAGATGAAGCAGCCCTAAGAGAAGGGCTGCCCCTGCGCAAAAATCAGTGGGAGGAATATCTGAGATGGGCGGTGGACGCATTCCGGCTTGCCGCCAATGGGGTCAAAGACGCCACCCAGCTTCATACCCATATGTGTTATTCGGAATTCAACGATATCATTGACGCCATCACACGCATGGATGCCGACGTCATCACCATTGAGGCCTCGCGTTCAAACATGGAGATACTAAACGCTTTTGACGAAACCGCCTATCCCAACGAAATCGGTCCGGGGGTGTATGATATCCACTCTCCCAACGTACCATCCGTAGATTTCATTGTGGACAACATGACGGAAGCAGCCAAACGGATTCCCCGGGAACGGCTGTGGATCAACCCGGACTGCGGCTTAAAAACCCGGGCCTGGCCGGAGACAAAAGCATCTTTGAAAAATTTGGTGGAGGCGGCCAAAGTGCTGCGCACCGCTGCAACGGCCTGA
- a CDS encoding urocanate hydratase: MSTPPVPTMTICLPNTLPPEQQFLPGVRRAPDRGFRLTRSQTAVALKNALRYIPATLHDALIPEFLEELRTRGRIYGYRFRPQGHIKAKPIHDYKGTCVAGKAVQVMIDNNLDFDVALYPYELVTYGETGAVCQNWMQYQLIKCYLEALTDHQTLVMQSGHPLGLFASAPDNPRVIITNGLLVGLYDNPEDWEIAVQMGVSSYGQMTAGGWMYIGPQGIVHGTYNTLLNAGRKMCGVPADGDLAGLLFVSSGLGGMSGAQPKAAKIAGATSIIAEVDESRVLTRHEQGWVDVVFDDLEKVYQTAKAAVKAKENTSIAYHGNIVDLLDFLIKKDLNVDLLSDQTSCHVVYDGGYCPVGLTFQERTQLLTKDRARFKRLVDDSLKLHYELIQKLTAKGTYFFDYGNAFLKAVFDAGVTQVSKNGVDAKDGFVYPSYFEDIMGPIFDYGYGPFRWVCLSGNPEDLDKTDAAAMSCIDPNRRSYDRDNYVWIRDAKRNRLVVGSQARILYQDAAGRVSIALKFNEMVRTGEVSAPIMLGRDHHDPGGTDSPFRETANIYDGSNVCADMATHCFAGNAARGMSMVALHNGGGTGIGKAINGGFGLVLDGSQRVDSIIKSAMLWDVMGGVARRNWAGNPNAREVAVAYNAQNPNGDQITIPHPADEAKVAAAVNKLFD; this comes from the coding sequence ATGAGCACTCCACCTGTCCCGACCATGACCATATGCTTACCCAACACCCTGCCACCTGAACAACAATTTCTTCCAGGCGTGCGCAGAGCGCCTGACAGAGGGTTTCGCCTGACCCGGTCACAGACCGCTGTGGCCCTGAAAAACGCCCTGCGCTATATCCCTGCAACTCTTCATGATGCGCTTATTCCTGAATTTTTAGAAGAACTTCGGACCCGGGGCCGGATTTATGGCTACCGCTTTCGTCCCCAGGGGCATATCAAGGCAAAGCCCATTCATGACTACAAGGGAACGTGTGTGGCCGGCAAAGCAGTCCAGGTGATGATTGACAACAATCTTGATTTTGATGTGGCCCTGTATCCTTACGAACTAGTGACCTACGGGGAAACCGGGGCTGTGTGCCAGAACTGGATGCAGTATCAGCTGATCAAATGCTACCTGGAAGCGCTCACGGACCATCAGACCCTGGTAATGCAGTCCGGGCACCCGCTGGGGCTCTTTGCCTCGGCACCGGACAACCCCAGAGTAATCATCACCAACGGCCTTCTGGTGGGGCTTTACGACAACCCCGAGGACTGGGAGATTGCCGTGCAGATGGGGGTCTCCTCCTACGGCCAGATGACGGCCGGCGGCTGGATGTACATCGGCCCCCAGGGGATTGTTCACGGCACCTACAACACGCTTCTCAATGCCGGACGGAAGATGTGCGGAGTCCCGGCGGACGGGGACCTGGCAGGACTGCTATTTGTTTCATCGGGCCTTGGCGGCATGAGCGGAGCCCAGCCCAAAGCGGCGAAAATTGCAGGCGCGACCTCCATCATCGCAGAGGTGGATGAATCAAGGGTGTTAACCCGGCATGAGCAGGGCTGGGTGGATGTGGTTTTCGATGATCTGGAAAAAGTTTACCAGACTGCTAAAGCTGCTGTAAAAGCTAAGGAAAACACCTCCATTGCGTACCACGGCAACATCGTGGACCTGCTTGATTTTTTGATCAAAAAAGATTTGAACGTGGATCTTTTGTCCGATCAGACCTCATGCCATGTGGTGTATGACGGCGGGTACTGTCCGGTCGGCCTGACGTTCCAGGAACGCACCCAACTTTTGACCAAAGACAGGGCGCGGTTCAAACGCCTGGTGGATGACAGCCTTAAACTGCATTATGAACTGATCCAAAAACTCACTGCTAAAGGCACCTATTTTTTTGACTATGGCAATGCCTTTTTAAAAGCGGTGTTTGATGCCGGTGTCACCCAGGTGTCCAAAAACGGGGTGGATGCAAAGGACGGATTTGTTTATCCGTCCTATTTTGAAGATATTATGGGCCCGATTTTCGATTACGGATACGGCCCTTTTCGCTGGGTATGTCTTTCCGGCAACCCCGAAGATCTGGATAAAACCGATGCTGCGGCCATGTCCTGCATTGATCCGAATCGCCGGTCCTATGACCGGGACAATTACGTGTGGATCAGGGATGCTAAACGGAACAGGCTGGTGGTGGGCTCCCAGGCCCGGATTTTATACCAGGATGCGGCAGGCAGGGTATCCATTGCCCTGAAATTCAATGAAATGGTCAGAACCGGTGAGGTGTCCGCCCCCATCATGCTGGGCCGGGACCACCATGACCCCGGCGGCACGGATTCCCCGTTCAGGGAAACCGCAAATATCTATGACGGTTCCAATGTGTGCGCCGACATGGCTACCCATTGCTTTGCCGGCAATGCTGCAAGGGGCATGAGCATGGTGGCACTGCACAACGGCGGGGGCACCGGCATCGGCAAGGCCATCAACGGCGGATTCGGCCTGGTGCTGGACGGCAGCCAACGCGTGGATTCAATCATTAAATCCGCCATGCTCTGGGATGTCATGGGCGGGGTGGCCCGAAGGAACTGGGCCGGTAATCCCAATGCCAGGGAAGTGGCTGTTGCCTACAATGCCCAAAACCCCAATGGCGACCAGATCACCATCCCGCACCCGGCAGATGAGGCAAAGGTTGCGGCTGCGGTGAATAAACTGTTTGACTGA
- a CDS encoding thioredoxin family protein: protein MLNRLINSHGLTGSMGIQAQPITKHEINLTPYWNSHIKFVFLLVMSAFLFTLPVYAQDFSKIPEKGTVTMVDLGAKKCIPCKMMAPIMAKLEKAYSGKADIVFIDVWENRNQAPRFKIRAIPTQIFFNEKGEEVWRHVGFLDEKAIVDQLTKMGVEKPDFKNKG, encoded by the coding sequence ATGTTGAACCGTCTAATTAACAGCCACGGGCTGACCGGGTCTATGGGCATCCAGGCTCAGCCCATAACAAAACATGAAATAAACTTAACACCTTATTGGAACTCTCATATAAAATTTGTTTTTCTCTTGGTAATGTCGGCTTTTCTCTTTACTCTGCCGGTTTATGCCCAGGATTTTTCTAAAATTCCTGAAAAAGGAACGGTTACCATGGTCGACCTTGGGGCCAAAAAATGTATCCCCTGCAAAATGATGGCACCGATTATGGCCAAACTTGAAAAAGCATATAGCGGAAAGGCTGACATCGTTTTTATTGATGTGTGGGAAAACCGGAATCAGGCGCCCCGGTTTAAAATCAGAGCCATACCCACCCAGATTTTTTTTAATGAAAAGGGTGAAGAAGTCTGGCGGCATGTGGGGTTCCTGGATGAAAAAGCCATCGTGGACCAGCTGACGAAAATGGGCGTGGAAAAACCGGATTTTAAAAATAAAGGATAA
- a CDS encoding metalloregulator ArsR/SmtB family transcription factor gives MKQFIKVMKALSDPNRVKIMKMLQCRPLCVCEIKEVLEIAQSTASKHLKILEDAELIRGFKDGLWVNYSIADGSGSPYAANMIGNLIHWLEDSSEIKQIKQTLPGIDRFDIVGKQQTTK, from the coding sequence ATGAAGCAATTTATAAAAGTCATGAAAGCGCTGTCAGATCCCAACCGGGTCAAAATAATGAAAATGCTCCAATGCCGGCCTCTATGTGTCTGTGAAATTAAAGAGGTTCTTGAAATTGCCCAATCTACTGCCAGCAAGCATTTGAAAATTCTTGAAGATGCCGAATTGATCAGAGGGTTTAAGGACGGCTTATGGGTAAACTATTCCATTGCAGACGGAAGTGGTTCTCCCTATGCAGCCAATATGATAGGCAATCTCATCCACTGGTTGGAAGATTCCAGTGAAATTAAGCAAATCAAGCAGACGCTTCCTGGGATTGACCGGTTTGATATTGTGGGCAAACAACAAACGACAAAATAG
- a CDS encoding cytochrome c biogenesis protein CcdA, whose translation MLDSIFLSVNHWMTGGIWIAAAGCFLWGVISVLFSPCHLASIPLIVGYVGGQEKMVQPRQAGIYSVLFTTGLFITIALIGIICALLGRMLGDVGSWWQVLVGMILIWVALGMLGVEKCAMPGGPLHKLKIKGKFGAFVLGLAYGVLSGSCTFGFIAPILAIITVQEKLAAGVILIILFGVGHCLPIVIAGSSTAAVKKLLENSAWNGAGIWFRKLAGITIALLGGYFILTPLVELTVY comes from the coding sequence ATGCTGGATTCTATTTTCCTTTCGGTTAACCACTGGATGACCGGCGGCATCTGGATCGCCGCTGCCGGATGCTTTTTGTGGGGAGTGATCAGCGTGTTGTTCAGTCCCTGCCATCTGGCTTCCATCCCCTTGATCGTCGGATATGTGGGCGGCCAGGAAAAAATGGTTCAGCCCAGACAGGCCGGCATTTATTCGGTTCTTTTTACAACCGGGCTTTTCATTACCATTGCGCTGATCGGCATCATCTGTGCCCTGCTTGGCAGGATGCTGGGAGATGTGGGAAGTTGGTGGCAGGTTCTGGTCGGCATGATCCTGATCTGGGTCGCCCTGGGAATGCTGGGCGTTGAAAAATGCGCCATGCCCGGAGGACCCTTGCATAAGCTAAAGATCAAGGGCAAATTCGGGGCGTTTGTTCTCGGCCTTGCCTACGGTGTTTTGTCCGGATCATGCACATTCGGGTTTATTGCCCCGATACTGGCAATTATCACTGTCCAGGAAAAACTAGCCGCAGGCGTCATTTTGATTATTCTTTTCGGTGTGGGGCATTGCCTACCTATCGTTATTGCCGGCAGCTCAACGGCAGCGGTAAAAAAATTGCTTGAAAACAGCGCCTGGAACGGTGCCGGAATCTGGTTCAGAAAGCTTGCCGGAATAACCATAGCCCTTTTGGGCGGATATTTTATCCTCACCCCCCTTGTTGAACTGACGGTTTATTAA
- a CDS encoding LysR family transcriptional regulator codes for MIDRIHLSILNEIDRQGTLTAAAQALCLTQPALTHTMKKLESSIGTRLWQKDGRGLRLTRSGRYLLKVSRTILPQFAQAEKMIEQYAQGKMGMLCIGMECHPCYRWFSTIVAAYLAQWADVELDVKQEFQFDGIQALLDFEIDLLITPDPVKTKNLSFTPLFEYEHVLAVPRNHTLAQRDHIVAEDLLDQVLITYPVPLERLDIFTQCLIPAQCRPQQHKTIETTDIMLQMVASGRGITALPRWLVEDSQKRFGLKAVPIGLCGIWKEISAGIRDQDSTTDYIQGFIDLAG; via the coding sequence ATGATTGATCGGATCCATTTATCCATATTGAACGAAATTGACCGACAGGGAACCTTGACAGCGGCAGCCCAAGCCCTTTGCCTGACCCAACCGGCCCTGACCCACACCATGAAAAAACTTGAATCCAGTATAGGCACCCGGCTCTGGCAAAAAGACGGCCGGGGGTTGCGCCTGACCCGGTCAGGCCGGTATTTACTGAAGGTCTCCCGTACAATACTGCCCCAATTTGCCCAGGCCGAAAAGATGATTGAGCAATATGCACAGGGCAAAATGGGGATGCTCTGTATCGGAATGGAGTGCCACCCATGCTACCGCTGGTTTTCAACTATTGTTGCCGCATATCTTGCGCAGTGGGCGGATGTGGAACTTGATGTTAAACAGGAATTTCAATTTGATGGGATACAGGCGCTGCTGGATTTTGAAATTGACCTGCTCATCACCCCGGATCCTGTAAAGACAAAAAACCTGTCCTTTACACCGCTCTTTGAGTATGAACATGTGTTAGCGGTTCCCCGGAACCATACCCTGGCCCAACGCGATCACATTGTTGCCGAAGATCTGCTGGACCAGGTGCTGATCACCTACCCTGTCCCCTTGGAGCGTCTGGATATTTTCACCCAATGTCTCATTCCGGCCCAATGTCGTCCCCAACAGCATAAAACCATTGAAACCACGGATATCATGCTCCAGATGGTGGCTTCGGGCCGGGGGATCACAGCCCTGCCCCGCTGGCTTGTGGAAGACAGTCAAAAAAGGTTTGGATTAAAAGCCGTTCCCATCGGTCTATGCGGCATCTGGAAAGAGATCAGTGCGGGAATCCGGGATCAGGACAGCACAACTGATTATATCCAAGGTTTTATCGACCTTGCCGGATAG
- a CDS encoding rhodanese-like domain-containing protein has product MNDLNEVFKDMDFQFFGSGKHGMSIEGMRKVLGNDHFLFLDVRANEEVNHLSFPFALHIPLNELPDRLTEVPRDKFIITFCSSVFRGAMAYTYLLANGYEEVKGLTASSEDMAMAFKPGPLAKM; this is encoded by the coding sequence ATGAACGATCTAAATGAAGTATTTAAAGACATGGATTTTCAATTTTTCGGTTCCGGCAAACACGGAATGAGCATCGAAGGCATGCGCAAAGTCCTTGGAAACGACCATTTTTTGTTTTTGGATGTGAGGGCTAACGAGGAAGTAAACCATCTTTCCTTTCCCTTTGCCTTGCATATCCCTTTGAATGAACTGCCGGACCGGTTGACCGAGGTGCCCCGGGACAAATTCATCATCACCTTCTGCTCTTCGGTATTCAGAGGGGCCATGGCCTACACCTATCTGCTGGCCAACGGGTATGAGGAAGTAAAGGGGTTGACTGCCTCTTCCGAAGATATGGCCATGGCATTCAAGCCTGGTCCTTTGGCCAAAATGTAA
- a CDS encoding AAA family ATPase, whose protein sequence is MYVKNLNLRNWRNFTHADIDFKETVYVIGPNAAGKSNLLDIFRFMRDVVNPKGGGLQHAIDSRGGLKKIRSLAARRHPWVELDFDFRDNLENEKPDWRYRLRFSYEGKGKQRPVVLEEEVWKHGRQLVNRPDEDDKTDSERSIQTYLEQINMNKEYREISTFFSDVLYLHLVPQLLKYNDQLSLRHLESDPFGQGLLEEIAKTRKRTRDFRLRTIEEILVKVIPNLEQLQFKQDEVTGRPHLEMLYNHWRPKAGWQREDQFSDGTLRLLAILWTLLSTNRMILLEEPELSLHKAIVEQIPGLLYKTRQRRSKSGGQIIISTHSEVMLSDNSIRGSFLMLHPGQDGEATTIRSPSEKDILAMQAGLSAADILLPQTSATIQRI, encoded by the coding sequence ATGTATGTAAAAAACTTAAATTTACGAAACTGGCGCAATTTTACCCATGCCGATATAGATTTTAAAGAAACCGTTTATGTTATTGGTCCTAATGCTGCAGGTAAATCCAATTTGTTGGATATTTTCCGTTTTATGCGTGATGTTGTAAATCCAAAGGGGGGTGGGCTTCAACATGCCATTGATTCACGTGGCGGATTGAAAAAGATAAGAAGCCTGGCTGCGCGGAGACACCCATGGGTAGAACTTGATTTTGACTTCCGGGACAATTTAGAAAATGAAAAGCCGGATTGGCGCTATAGGTTACGGTTTAGTTATGAGGGAAAGGGCAAACAGCGCCCGGTTGTTCTTGAAGAAGAGGTCTGGAAACATGGCAGACAACTCGTCAACCGTCCAGATGAAGATGATAAGACTGATTCTGAAAGAAGCATTCAGACCTACCTTGAACAAATTAACATGAATAAAGAATACCGGGAGATATCCACATTTTTTTCTGATGTTCTTTATTTGCATCTTGTACCGCAGCTTCTGAAATACAATGATCAATTGTCATTACGTCATCTGGAATCGGACCCTTTTGGACAGGGGCTTTTGGAAGAAATTGCAAAAACCCGGAAACGAACACGGGATTTTCGTCTTCGAACCATTGAAGAAATTCTGGTCAAAGTTATCCCGAACCTGGAACAACTTCAATTTAAACAAGATGAGGTAACCGGCAGGCCCCACCTTGAAATGCTTTATAATCATTGGCGCCCCAAAGCGGGATGGCAGAGAGAGGATCAATTCTCAGACGGCACATTAAGGCTGCTGGCAATATTATGGACGCTGCTTTCAACCAACCGAATGATTTTACTAGAAGAACCTGAGTTATCTCTTCACAAAGCCATTGTGGAGCAAATTCCTGGTTTGCTTTATAAAACCCGACAGCGCAGAAGCAAGTCAGGCGGCCAAATCATTATCAGTACACACAGCGAAGTGATGCTGTCTGATAACAGTATTCGTGGTAGTTTTTTGATGCTCCATCCTGGACAGGATGGAGAAGCCACAACCATTCGTTCTCCTTCTGAAAAAGATATTTTGGCGATGCAGGCAGGACTTTCAGCTGCCGATATTTTGCTTCCTCAAACATCTGCAACAATACAAAGGATCTGA
- a CDS encoding thioredoxin family protein, which produces MEIKVLGPGCAKCTKTEKLVQDAIKETGVEATVEKVTDMMQIASYGVFGTPSVIVDGEVKCTGKVPKKKDIISWLEK; this is translated from the coding sequence ATGGAAATCAAAGTATTGGGACCTGGATGCGCCAAATGCACGAAGACTGAAAAACTGGTGCAGGACGCCATCAAGGAAACAGGCGTAGAGGCAACTGTTGAAAAAGTCACGGATATGATGCAGATCGCTTCATACGGTGTGTTCGGTACCCCCTCGGTCATTGTGGATGGAGAGGTCAAATGCACAGGGAAGGTGCCGAAAAAAAAAGACATTATTTCCTGGCTGGAAAAATAA
- a CDS encoding FeoA family protein: MTVINLRQMKRNQTGIITSVKAQGEMGRRIRDMGIVPGKEITIQGRAPLYDPVALRIMGFTLSLRNNEADYIQVEVE; the protein is encoded by the coding sequence ATGACCGTTATCAACTTAAGACAAATGAAAAGAAATCAAACCGGAATCATAACTTCGGTAAAAGCGCAAGGCGAAATGGGCCGCCGTATAAGGGACATGGGAATTGTACCCGGAAAGGAGATCACCATCCAGGGCCGTGCGCCGCTTTATGACCCGGTGGCACTGCGGATCATGGGATTCACGTTGAGCTTAAGGAATAATGAAGCCGATTATATTCAGGTGGAGGTGGAGTAA
- a CDS encoding AMP-binding protein: MNTPHQLTVFDFFHRNALMNGPGCALYYNGETRSHSELFDDACRLTSGMATLNLPAGTRVAVVAKNHPAFFHLFAAGSALNLCLVLINRRLGEDELAHALDDTAPQVVIYDNDMKDKVAPLIQDRPGIVHSFNLAENFSSLYAPDPQGAVELAADSDPDLAYIIIHTAAVQGKPRGAVLSQANLILANLQLMHAYGLDKTKTYLNILPLFHIMGVNIGLAALMAGGKNVIMDQFSPQASLDLIREQNVSIFGSFPPILGRILECIQSQETPPDLSSLEIVAGLENPETAEQWEAATGSKFWIMYGQTETSGLITFSPIFEAPGSAGRVSPLARMIVADDLDNALPAGSTGEILVKGPLVFKGYWNADELNAFTFRNGWHHTGDMGQIDENGYLYFKGRKPEKELIKPGGENVFPAEVENALVSHDAVDKACVFGVPDAEFGEAVKAVCTLNVGSTVEEKELIAYTGTLIAGFKKPKFIVFVDQLPLTAAGDIDRFQIKEKYTHGR, from the coding sequence ATGAACACGCCCCATCAACTGACGGTATTTGATTTTTTCCACAGAAACGCCCTGATGAACGGCCCGGGATGCGCCTTGTATTATAATGGTGAAACCCGCAGCCATTCCGAGCTGTTTGACGATGCCTGCCGGCTGACCAGCGGCATGGCAACACTCAATCTGCCTGCCGGCACCCGTGTGGCCGTGGTCGCCAAAAATCACCCGGCATTTTTTCATCTGTTTGCCGCCGGCTCTGCGTTAAACCTGTGCCTTGTGCTCATTAACCGGCGCCTGGGCGAAGATGAACTGGCCCATGCCCTTGATGACACCGCGCCACAGGTGGTCATTTATGATAATGACATGAAAGATAAAGTCGCTCCCCTGATTCAGGACAGGCCCGGCATTGTTCATAGCTTCAACCTGGCGGAGAATTTTTCCTCCCTCTATGCGCCCGACCCCCAGGGTGCCGTTGAACTGGCCGCCGATTCAGACCCGGACCTTGCCTACATCATCATCCACACCGCAGCGGTCCAGGGGAAACCAAGGGGGGCGGTGCTCAGCCAGGCAAATCTTATCCTGGCCAACCTTCAGCTCATGCATGCCTATGGTTTGGACAAAACAAAAACCTATTTAAATATTTTACCCCTGTTTCACATTATGGGGGTGAATATCGGGCTTGCCGCGCTGATGGCCGGCGGAAAAAATGTGATTATGGACCAATTTTCACCCCAAGCCAGTCTCGACCTGATCCGGGAACAGAATGTGTCCATTTTCGGCTCCTTCCCGCCGATTCTGGGCCGCATCCTGGAATGCATCCAGTCCCAGGAGACGCCGCCGGATCTGTCCAGCCTTGAAATTGTCGCAGGCCTTGAAAACCCGGAAACCGCCGAACAGTGGGAAGCCGCTACAGGATCAAAATTCTGGATCATGTATGGACAGACTGAAACCTCCGGCCTTATAACCTTTTCCCCTATTTTTGAGGCGCCCGGATCAGCAGGCAGGGTATCTCCCCTGGCCAGGATGATCGTTGCCGATGATCTGGATAATGCCCTTCCGGCAGGCAGCACCGGAGAAATTCTTGTCAAAGGCCCCCTGGTGTTCAAAGGGTACTGGAATGCCGACGAGCTTAATGCCTTTACATTCAGAAACGGCTGGCACCATACCGGTGACATGGGACAGATTGATGAAAACGGGTACCTTTATTTTAAAGGCCGCAAGCCGGAAAAGGAATTGATCAAACCCGGCGGGGAGAACGTGTTTCCCGCAGAGGTGGAAAATGCCCTTGTCAGCCATGACGCCGTGGACAAGGCTTGTGTCTTCGGTGTACCGGATGCGGAATTTGGAGAGGCCGTCAAGGCTGTGTGTACCCTGAATGTTGGCAGCACCGTTGAAGAAAAAGAGTTGATCGCCTATACCGGCACTCTGATTGCCGGCTTCAAGAAACCCAAATTCATTGTATTTGTTGATCAGTTGCCCCTGACTGCGGCAGGAGATATTGACCGGTTTCAAATTAAAGAAAAATATACCCACGGGCGATAA